A portion of the Bacteroides faecium genome contains these proteins:
- the leuD gene encoding 3-isopropylmalate dehydratase small subunit, producing MAKTKFNIITSTCVPLPLENVDTDQIIPARFLKATTREEKFFGDNLFRDWRYNADGSLNKDFVLNNPTYSGQVLVAGKNFGSGSSREHAAWAIAGYGFRVVVSSFFADIHKNNELNNFVLPVVVTEEFLQELFDSIEADPKMEVEVNLPEQTITNKATGKSEHFEINAYKKHCLMNGLDDIDFLLSNKDKIEEWEKKA from the coding sequence ATGGCTAAGACAAAATTTAATATCATAACAAGTACTTGTGTACCCCTGCCTTTAGAAAATGTAGATACCGACCAGATTATTCCGGCTCGTTTCCTGAAAGCAACTACCCGTGAAGAGAAATTCTTTGGTGATAACCTTTTCCGTGATTGGCGTTACAATGCCGACGGTTCTCTGAATAAGGATTTTGTGTTGAACAATCCTACATACAGCGGACAGGTATTGGTGGCGGGAAAGAACTTCGGTTCCGGTTCGAGCCGCGAACACGCAGCCTGGGCGATTGCCGGATATGGCTTCCGTGTGGTGGTATCCAGTTTCTTTGCCGATATTCATAAGAACAACGAGTTGAACAACTTTGTGCTTCCGGTGGTTGTTACCGAAGAATTCCTGCAAGAACTGTTCGATTCGATTGAAGCGGATCCGAAGATGGAAGTGGAAGTGAACCTTCCCGAACAGACCATCACCAACAAGGCGACAGGTAAAAGTGAACATTTCGAAATCAATGCTTACAAGAAACATTGTTTGATGAACGGATTGGACGATATAGATTTCCTGCTAAGCAATAAAGACAAAATAGAAGAATGGGAAAAGAAGGCGTGA
- the leuC gene encoding 3-isopropylmalate dehydratase large subunit, translating into MNTLFDKIWDAHVVTTVEDGPTQLYIDRLYCHEVTSPQAFAGLRERGIGVLRPEKVFCMPDHNTPTHDQDKPIEDAISKTQVDTLTQNAKDFGLTHYGMMHPKNGIIHVVGPERGLTLPGMTIVCGDSHTSTHGAMGAIAFGIGTSEVEMVLASQCILQSRPKTMRITVDGELGKGVTAKDVALYMMSKMTTSGATGYFVEYAGSVIRNMTMEGRLTLCNLSIEMGARGGMVAPDEVTFEYIKGRENAPKGEEWEKAVAHWKTLKSDNDAVFDKEVRFDAADIDPMITYGTNPGMGMGITQHIPTTEGMGEAAQVSFKKSLDYMGFEPGESLLGKKIDYVFLGACTNGRIEDFRAFASLVKGRRKADNVIAWLVPGSWMVDAQIRKEGIDKILTEAGFAIRQPGCSACLAMNDDKIPAGKYSVSTSNRNFEGRQGPGARTLLASPLVAAAAAVTGVITDPRELM; encoded by the coding sequence ATGAATACATTATTTGATAAGATATGGGATGCCCACGTGGTGACTACCGTGGAAGATGGCCCTACACAGCTTTACATTGATCGTCTATATTGTCATGAAGTAACAAGCCCGCAAGCCTTTGCCGGATTGCGGGAACGTGGAATCGGAGTATTACGTCCGGAAAAGGTATTCTGTATGCCCGACCACAATACGCCGACTCACGATCAGGACAAACCGATTGAAGATGCTATCTCCAAGACACAGGTGGACACTCTGACGCAGAACGCAAAAGATTTCGGTCTGACACATTACGGCATGATGCATCCGAAGAATGGTATCATCCATGTGGTAGGTCCGGAACGCGGTCTGACTTTGCCGGGAATGACTATTGTTTGCGGTGACTCTCATACTTCTACTCACGGCGCTATGGGAGCGATTGCTTTCGGTATCGGAACGAGTGAAGTGGAAATGGTACTGGCTTCGCAATGTATCCTTCAGTCAAGACCGAAAACGATGCGTATCACTGTGGACGGTGAACTAGGCAAAGGTGTGACTGCAAAAGACGTGGCTTTGTATATGATGTCCAAGATGACTACCAGTGGTGCTACCGGATACTTTGTAGAATATGCAGGTTCGGTGATCCGCAACATGACAATGGAAGGACGCCTTACGCTCTGTAACCTTTCTATCGAAATGGGTGCGCGTGGTGGTATGGTTGCTCCTGACGAAGTGACTTTTGAATATATCAAAGGTCGTGAGAATGCTCCGAAAGGAGAAGAATGGGAAAAAGCAGTGGCACATTGGAAAACATTGAAGAGTGATAATGATGCCGTATTTGATAAGGAAGTACGTTTTGACGCGGCTGATATCGATCCGATGATTACCTACGGAACCAATCCGGGAATGGGTATGGGCATCACTCAGCATATCCCTACTACAGAAGGAATGGGCGAAGCCGCACAGGTTTCTTTCAAGAAATCATTGGATTATATGGGATTCGAGCCGGGTGAGTCTTTACTGGGCAAGAAGATTGATTATGTATTCCTGGGTGCTTGTACAAACGGTCGTATTGAAGATTTCCGTGCATTTGCTTCTCTTGTGAAAGGTCGCAGGAAAGCGGACAACGTAATCGCATGGCTGGTTCCGGGTTCCTGGATGGTAGATGCGCAGATTCGTAAGGAAGGCATCGACAAGATACTGACTGAAGCTGGTTTTGCTATCCGTCAGCCGGGATGTTCTGCTTGTCTGGCGATGAATGATGATAAGATTCCTGCCGGCAAATATTCGGTATCTACCAGCAACCGTAACTTTGAAGGTCGCCAGGGACCGGGTGCACGTACATTGTTGGCCAGTCCGCTGGTAGCGGCTGCGGCTGCGGTGACAGGTGTGATTACCGATCCGAGGGAATTGATGTGA